The Streptomyces sp. DG1A-41 genomic sequence CTGACCTTCCGGGCGGGCGAGGTGACCGTCGACGTCGAGGTGACCGCACACGGGCTGATGGGTCAGGTGCTGCCGCCGCAGCCGGCCAGGGTCGAGGTCCTGGGCGGACCGCGCCCCGGCCCCTCGCTCACGGCCGACGACCTGGGCCGCTTCACCGCCGACGCACCGCCGTCGGGCCCGTTCGCCCTGCGGCTGCGGACGGGCGGGGACGTGGTGGTGACGGAGTGGCTGCGGGCGTAGGCCAGGAGTCACCAGGCGCAGGCAGCGTCCTCGGTCCCCGGATCATCGTCTTCCGCCGCCAGGCGACCTGGTCGGCGGGGACGGCGAGCCGTAGCCCGGGCAGTCTGGCCGTCTTCCGCCGCCAGGCGACCTGGTCGGCGGGGACGGCGAGCCGTAGCCCGGGCAGTCTGGCCGGCAGGGGCTCGACGAGGATCTCCGTCTGGAGACGGGCGAGGACGGCACCGGTGCAGTAGTGCGGTCCGATGCCGAAGGCCAGGTGGAGGCTGGGGGTACGCAGACGGGGTCGCCCGCGTGGATGCGGTGCCCGTTCAGGTCGACGTCCGCCCGGGAGCGGATGGTCTGCAGGATCCACTCGTACAGGCTGTTCTTGGCCCGGTCGGCGGCCTCGGCCCTGCCCGACGTGGAGATGATCTGCCGGGTCCAGCAGTGCACGCCTGCGGTGAAGGCGCCGGCGACGGCCTTGCGCAGCCGGTTGTGGTCGGGCTGGTCGGCGAAGGCGAGAGAGCCGGGCCACGGCTTGAAGTGCGGGGCCATCCGTGTCACTTGACGCCCGGTCACCTCCGCACGGCTGAACCGTGGATCGTTGGTGACCGCCTTCACGTCGTCGTGGCGGGTGGCCAGCCACGACTGTCCCTCACCGTACGGCAGTTGGATACGGGCAGCGGCCCCTCGCGCATCAGCTCCGCGAGGACCGGGTCGAACCGTGGTCTCCTCCGTTGTGCCCCAGCCGGTGGCGGTCAGCCGGACACGGCGTCGACCAGGCGGGCCAGCGCCGCGGCGAGCCGCTCGAGACCGGGACCGGCGGGGCCGCCCGGCTCGGTCATGTAGGTGTCCCGGCGGATCTCCACCATGAGCGCCTCGACCCGCGGGTCGCTCCCGTGGAACTCCAGCGGCACGTAGGCCCCGCTGAACGGGCTGTCGAGCTCCGTCTCCCCGAACGCCTGCCGCGCGGCGTCCAGCAGCCCGGGAGGCGTGTGGAAGGAGTCGGTGCCGAGACACACCGGCGGCCGGGGCCCCTCCCCGTGCAGCTCGTACGGCAGCCGGGCACGGGGATAGGAGTGCACGTCGATGATCACGGCCCGCCCGGTGGCCGCAAGCCGGTCCGCCACGGCCCGCGTCATCGCCCGCGCGTACGGCAGGAAGTACCGCTGGACGAGCGGCCCGGCCTCGATGTCCTCGGACCGCAGCACGGCGCCGTGCGTGGTCCGGGTGTAGACCGCGCCCATGCCGACGACCCGCATCTCCTCCCGTTCGTCGGGGAAGCGCTCGGGGTCGACGACGAGCCGCGACAGCCGGTTGACGAACCGCCACGGGACGACGCCGGCCGCCCCGGCCGCCGCCTCGGCGATCTGAGCCGTGTGCGCGTCGGTGATGTGGTCCAGCTCCCGCGCGAGCTCGTCGTCGCCCAGCGCGATGCCCGCCCGTACGGACGGCGGTATCTCCCGCGCCGAATGCGGGACATGCAGGATCACGGGGGAGTGCCCGGCGCCGGGCAGGACGTCGAAGGACCGGAGGTCGTCGGTCACGCGGTGGCTCCACAGGGCGGTGTCAGGGGCTTCGCACGAAAGCCCGGGCCTCTTCGAACACAACTCCGCCCCGGCCGGGCGGTGCGCCGGCCGGGGCGGAGCGGAGGGGCCGATGGGCCCGGGGCGTCAGCTCAGGGACGCCAGCGCCTCGTTCCACGTGGCGGACGGACGCATGACCTCGGCGGCCTTCGCCGGGTCGGGCTGGTAGTAGCCGCCGATGTCGACCGGCTTGCCCTGGGCGGCGATCAGCTCGTCGACGATCTTCTGCTCGTTGGCGGCGAGCGTCTCGGCGATCGGCGTGAAGGCCTTCGCCAGGTCCGCGTCCTCGGTCTGCCGGGCCAGCTCCTGTGCCCAGTACAGGGACAGGTAGAAGTGGCTGCCGCGGTTGTCGATGCCGCCGACGCGCCGGGTCGGGGACTTGTCCTCGTTGAGGAAGGTCGCCGTGGCGCGGTCGAGGGTGTCGGCCAGGACCTGGGCGCGGGCGTTGCCCGTCACCTTGGCGAACTGCTCGAGGGACGGCACGAGGGCGAAGAACTCACCCAGGGAGTCCCAGCGCAGGTAGTTCTCCTTGACCAGCTGCTGCACGTGCTTCGGCGCCGAGCCGCCCGCACCCGTCTCGAACAGGCCGCCACCCGCCATCAGCGGGACGACCGACAGCATCTTGGCGCTGGTGCCCAGCTCCAGGATCGGGAACAGGTCGGTCAGGTAGTCGCGCAGGACGTTGCCGGTGACGGAGATGGTGTTCTCGCCGCGGCGGATGCGCTCCACCGACAGCTTCGTGGCCTCGACCGGGTTCAGGATCCGGATGTCCAGGCCCTCGGTGTCGTGCTCCGGCAGGTACTGCTCGACCTTGGCGATCAGGTTGGCGTCATGCGCACGGGTCTCGTCCAGCCAGAACACCGCCGGGTCGCCGGTGGCGCGGGCGCGGGTGACGGCCAGCTTCACCCAGTCCCTGATCGGCGCGTCCTTGGTCTGGCAGGCGCGGAAGATGTCACCGGCCGAGACGGACTGCTCGATGAGCGCGGTGCCGTTCTGGTCGACCAGGCGGACCGTGCCCGTGGTGGCGATCTCGAAGGTCTTGTCGTGGCTGCCGTACTCCTCGGCCTTCTGCGCCATGAGGCCGACGTTCGGCACCGTGCCCATGGTGGACGGGTCGAAGGCGCCGTTGGCCTTGCAGTCCTCGATCACGGCCTGGTAGACGCCCGCGTAGGAGGAGTCCGGGATGACCGCCAGGGCGTCGTGCTCCTGCCCGTCCGGGCCCCACATGTGGCCGGAGCTGCGGATCATGGCCGGCATGGAGGCGTCGATGATGACGTCGGAGGGCACGTGCAGGTTGGTGATGCCCTTGTCGGAGTCGACCATCGCCAGCTCCGGGCCCTCGCTGAGCTCGGCGTCGAAGGAGGCCTTGATCTCGGCGCCCTCGGGCAGGGCGTCCAGGCCCTTGTAGATGCCGCCCAGACCGTCGTTCGGAGTCAGGCCGGCCGCGGCGAGCTTGTCGCCGTACTTCGCGAACGTCTTCGGGAAGAAGGCGCGCACCACGTGGCCGAAGACGATCGGGTCGGAGACCTTCATCATCGTCGCCTTCAGGTGCACCGAGAACAGCACACCTTCGGCCTTGGCCTCGGCGACCTGCTCGGTCAGGAACTCGCGCAGCGCGGCGACCCGCATCACGGAGGCGTCGACGACCTCGCCCTTCTGGACGGGTACGGACTCGCGCAGCACGGTGGTGGTGCCGTCGTCGCCGACGAGCTCGATGCGCAGCGCGCCGTCCTCGGCGATCACCACGGACTTCTCGGTGGAGCGGAAGTCGTTCTGGCCCATGGTCGCCACGTCCGTCTTGGAGTCGGCGGACCAGGCACCCATGCGGTGCGGGTGGGACTTGGCGTAGTTCTTGACCGACGCGGGGGCACGGCGGTCCGAGTTGCCCTCACGCAGGACCGGGTTCACGGCGGAGCCCTTGACCTTGTCGTAACGGGCGCGGATCTCGCGCTCCTCGTCGGTCTTCGGGTCGTCCGGGTAGTCCGGCAGCGCGTAGCCCTGGCCCTGGAGCTCGGCGATCGCGGCCTTGAGCTGCGGAATCGACGCCGAGATGTTCGGCAGCTTGATGATGTTGGCGGCGGGGGTCTTGGCCAGCTCGCCGAGCTCCGCGAGGGCGTCCGGGATGCGCTGGTCCTCGGTCAGGTACTCGGGGAACAGGGCGATGATGCGCCCGGCCAGCGA encodes the following:
- a CDS encoding N-formylglutamate amidohydrolase yields the protein MTDDLRSFDVLPGAGHSPVILHVPHSAREIPPSVRAGIALGDDELARELDHITDAHTAQIAEAAAGAAGVVPWRFVNRLSRLVVDPERFPDEREEMRVVGMGAVYTRTTHGAVLRSEDIEAGPLVQRYFLPYARAMTRAVADRLAATGRAVIIDVHSYPRARLPYELHGEGPRPPVCLGTDSFHTPPGLLDAARQAFGETELDSPFSGAYVPLEFHGSDPRVEALMVEIRRDTYMTEPGGPAGPGLERLAAALARLVDAVSG
- a CDS encoding NADP-dependent isocitrate dehydrogenase yields the protein MTDSTIIYTHTDEAPALATYSFLPVVQAYASQAGVAVETRDISLAGRIIALFPEYLTEDQRIPDALAELGELAKTPAANIIKLPNISASIPQLKAAIAELQGQGYALPDYPDDPKTDEEREIRARYDKVKGSAVNPVLREGNSDRRAPASVKNYAKSHPHRMGAWSADSKTDVATMGQNDFRSTEKSVVIAEDGALRIELVGDDGTTTVLRESVPVQKGEVVDASVMRVAALREFLTEQVAEAKAEGVLFSVHLKATMMKVSDPIVFGHVVRAFFPKTFAKYGDKLAAAGLTPNDGLGGIYKGLDALPEGAEIKASFDAELSEGPELAMVDSDKGITNLHVPSDVIIDASMPAMIRSSGHMWGPDGQEHDALAVIPDSSYAGVYQAVIEDCKANGAFDPSTMGTVPNVGLMAQKAEEYGSHDKTFEIATTGTVRLVDQNGTALIEQSVSAGDIFRACQTKDAPIRDWVKLAVTRARATGDPAVFWLDETRAHDANLIAKVEQYLPEHDTEGLDIRILNPVEATKLSVERIRRGENTISVTGNVLRDYLTDLFPILELGTSAKMLSVVPLMAGGGLFETGAGGSAPKHVQQLVKENYLRWDSLGEFFALVPSLEQFAKVTGNARAQVLADTLDRATATFLNEDKSPTRRVGGIDNRGSHFYLSLYWAQELARQTEDADLAKAFTPIAETLAANEQKIVDELIAAQGKPVDIGGYYQPDPAKAAEVMRPSATWNEALASLS